A part of Thiomicrorhabdus sediminis genomic DNA contains:
- the lptF gene encoding LPS export ABC transporter permease LptF: MRILDKYIYKELGQTFAAVLIVLLLITFGSEATQLLTHAIEGKIPSSVVFQVLLLKIPPALEIILPLVALLAVMLAIGRLYQDQEMVVLQSCAITPKYFQQRISHFLIPVALFTALISLYVTPWAYQQERVIIAEAQTVSPMAGLVAGKFNPLPNNQGVLYAKTIEDGQMRNVWLQLRSPQVDMVLSAPVGRFEWRDNRVVLVLENGQSYRGLHGINLTGAFNSEMNVPSAEVSIQKFARYEGVLPALTPIASRPELLESSTIALWHASTNEAQALLQWRLVTPIGVLILGLIGLKLSKTGPREGRFAKIFIALLVYILYNQFLVMGRDAIGNGGWPAWLGLWPVVLVFAMLALTDHSGEHAWWRLRRLRPGSRL; the protein is encoded by the coding sequence TTGCGAATTCTCGATAAATATATTTACAAAGAACTTGGGCAGACATTTGCAGCGGTGTTGATTGTGCTATTGCTGATTACATTCGGCAGTGAAGCCACTCAATTGCTGACCCATGCCATTGAAGGCAAAATACCTTCTTCAGTGGTTTTTCAGGTGTTGCTGCTGAAAATCCCTCCGGCTTTGGAAATTATTCTGCCTTTGGTCGCTTTGCTTGCGGTCATGCTCGCTATCGGCCGATTGTATCAAGATCAGGAAATGGTGGTTTTGCAAAGCTGCGCCATTACCCCAAAGTATTTTCAACAACGCATCAGTCATTTTCTTATTCCGGTGGCGCTGTTCACGGCGTTGATTAGTCTTTATGTCACGCCTTGGGCTTATCAGCAGGAACGTGTGATCATCGCCGAGGCACAGACGGTTTCTCCGATGGCCGGTTTGGTGGCCGGTAAGTTCAACCCTTTACCCAATAATCAAGGCGTGCTCTATGCTAAAACCATTGAGGATGGACAAATGCGCAATGTTTGGCTGCAGCTGAGAAGTCCGCAGGTGGATATGGTGTTAAGTGCGCCTGTAGGGCGTTTTGAATGGCGTGATAACCGGGTTGTCCTGGTTTTAGAGAATGGCCAAAGTTACCGTGGTCTGCATGGTATTAATCTGACGGGCGCTTTTAATTCAGAGATGAATGTGCCGTCGGCCGAGGTGAGTATTCAGAAGTTTGCTCGTTACGAAGGCGTATTGCCGGCGTTGACGCCGATTGCATCAAGACCTGAATTATTGGAATCCTCTACAATCGCCTTATGGCATGCGTCAACCAATGAAGCGCAGGCATTGCTGCAATGGCGTTTGGTAACGCCGATAGGTGTTTTGATTTTAGGTTTAATCGGCTTGAAGCTGAGTAAAACCGGGCCACGAGAAGGGCGTTTTGCCAAGATATTTATCGCTTTGCTGGTTTACATTCTTTATAACCAGTTTTTGGTGATGGGGCGTGATGCCATTGGCAATGGTGGTTGGCCTGCCTGGCTGGGTTTGTGGCCGGTTGTGCTGGTTTTTGCCATGTTGGCATTAACCGATCACAGTGGTGAACATGCGTGGTGGCGTTTACGCCGTTTAAGACCGGGAAGCAGGCTCTGA
- a CDS encoding type IV pilus twitching motility protein PilT produces MDITQLLEFGVEQGASDLHLSTGQPPIIRIDGDVQRIEAPDFEAEQLQKMVYDIMSDEQRRGFEETLEADFSFELPKIARFRANVFFQNRGIAAVFRTIPSKILTLEDLNTPPVFKNIAEFPRGLVLVTGPTGSGKSTTLAAMVDYINKRDPAHILTVEDPIEFVHKSHRALINQREVHRDTKSFNNALRSALREDPDVILVGEMRDLETIRLAMTAAETGHLVFGTLHTSSAAKTIDRIIDVFPAEEKEMVRSMLSESLQAVISQTLLKKTTGGRVAAHEIMLVNSAIRNLIREAKIPQMYSVIQTSNQLGMQTMDQNLKALVDKNVIYKDDARSKAVNKSLFA; encoded by the coding sequence ATGGATATTACCCAACTACTTGAATTTGGTGTTGAACAAGGTGCTTCTGACTTGCACCTCTCTACCGGTCAGCCTCCGATTATCCGAATCGACGGTGATGTACAACGTATCGAAGCGCCAGATTTTGAAGCCGAACAGCTGCAAAAGATGGTATACGACATTATGAGCGACGAACAACGTCGCGGCTTTGAAGAAACCCTGGAAGCCGATTTTTCTTTTGAACTGCCTAAAATCGCTCGTTTTCGTGCCAATGTCTTTTTTCAAAACCGAGGCATTGCCGCCGTATTTCGTACCATTCCAAGCAAGATTCTCACATTGGAAGACCTCAATACCCCCCCGGTATTCAAGAACATTGCCGAATTCCCTCGTGGACTGGTATTGGTAACCGGCCCGACCGGTTCTGGTAAATCGACAACGCTTGCCGCCATGGTCGACTATATCAACAAACGCGATCCGGCTCATATTCTTACCGTTGAAGACCCTATCGAATTCGTGCATAAATCCCACCGCGCGCTGATTAACCAGCGTGAAGTTCACCGAGACACCAAAAGCTTCAACAACGCTTTACGCTCCGCTCTTCGTGAAGACCCCGATGTCATCCTCGTTGGTGAGATGCGAGACTTGGAAACCATACGTTTGGCGATGACCGCCGCGGAAACCGGTCACTTGGTATTTGGAACCTTGCATACCAGTTCGGCGGCAAAGACCATCGACCGAATCATTGACGTATTCCCTGCAGAGGAAAAAGAGATGGTGCGTTCTATGTTGTCGGAATCTCTGCAAGCCGTTATTTCACAAACCTTATTGAAAAAAACGACCGGTGGACGTGTCGCCGCCCATGAAATCATGCTGGTCAATTCGGCGATTCGAAACCTGATTCGTGAAGCGAAGATTCCTCAGATGTATTCGGTAATCCAAACTTCCAACCAATTGGGCATGCAGACCATGGATCAGAACCTCAAAGCCTTGGTCGACAAAAATGTGATTTATAAAGACGATGCCAGAAGTAAGGCGGTCAATAAGAGTTTGTTCGCTTAG
- a CDS encoding PilT/PilU family type 4a pilus ATPase, producing the protein MAEPENLSEFDKILLHFTQSGGSDLFVTAGRPITMKKDGHLETITEDVIDPEMATLLTELMMNDDQRAIFHETQECNFAYHIPGTARYRVNIFMQRGTPGMVIRSVHTDIPEFETLNLPPVMKEFIKEKNGLLLMVGGTGSGKSTTLASLIGVRNQTMDGHIITIEDPIEFVHSHKKSIITQREVGVDTESYEAALKNTLRQAPNVILIGEIRSHETMEHAIAFAETGHLCVSTLHANNTNQTLDRIVNFFPAIQKNHILMDLSLNLKAIVSQRLIPKIGGGRIAAVEVLINTPRVSELIMQGNVGALKEIMQKSSAIGMQTFDQALFDLYESQQITYQDALRYADSANDLRLNIKLNSKLPPPEGIGMDEASALSLRGDAEE; encoded by the coding sequence ATGGCAGAACCTGAAAACCTAAGTGAATTCGATAAGATTCTTCTCCATTTCACACAAAGTGGCGGCTCGGATTTATTCGTCACTGCCGGTCGCCCGATTACCATGAAGAAAGATGGTCACCTTGAGACAATTACTGAGGACGTCATCGATCCCGAAATGGCAACGTTGCTTACTGAGCTGATGATGAACGATGATCAAAGAGCCATTTTCCACGAGACTCAGGAATGTAACTTTGCCTATCATATCCCCGGCACGGCGCGTTACCGTGTCAATATCTTTATGCAACGCGGCACACCGGGTATGGTTATCCGCTCAGTTCATACCGATATTCCAGAGTTCGAAACGCTGAACCTGCCGCCGGTAATGAAAGAGTTCATTAAAGAAAAAAACGGCTTGCTGCTAATGGTAGGTGGAACCGGCTCCGGTAAGTCGACGACCTTGGCCAGTTTGATTGGTGTACGTAACCAGACCATGGACGGTCATATCATCACGATTGAAGACCCGATCGAATTCGTCCATAGCCATAAGAAAAGCATTATCACCCAGCGAGAAGTCGGTGTGGACACCGAAAGCTATGAAGCCGCCTTGAAAAACACCTTACGACAGGCGCCTAATGTTATTTTGATTGGTGAGATTCGCTCACACGAAACCATGGAACACGCGATTGCCTTCGCCGAGACTGGCCACCTTTGCGTATCGACACTGCACGCCAACAATACCAACCAGACACTGGATCGTATCGTCAATTTTTTCCCGGCTATCCAGAAAAACCATATCCTGATGGATTTGTCATTGAACCTGAAAGCCATTGTTTCGCAACGCTTGATTCCGAAGATCGGCGGTGGACGTATTGCTGCGGTCGAAGTGTTGATCAACACTCCACGCGTCTCTGAACTGATTATGCAAGGAAATGTCGGAGCACTGAAAGAGATTATGCAGAAATCCTCCGCCATCGGCATGCAAACCTTTGACCAGGCTCTATTTGACCTCTATGAAAGTCAGCAGATCACCTATCAGGATGCGTTACGCTATGCAGATTCTGCGAATGATTTACGCCTTAATATCAAGCTTAATAGTAAACTACCACCGCCAGAGGGCATTGGGATGGATGAAGCCTCTGCTTTAAGCCTGAGAGGCGATGCAGAGGAATAA
- a CDS encoding L,D-transpeptidase family protein, whose amino-acid sequence MTANSRCHNWLLKAALAACLAVNAVHADEVLQTEQKLINGLQSVQQLQLQQALTTFEELGERFPKYKLAHLLKADLLAAKAGNLQLIEQVRQQNPKSVARLIDEAEVRWQFSNNNLKHTDEFNDFVLKSAEQKHIILVSLQESRLYVYKRDAGKGMQRIADYYVTMGRKGSGKEREGDLRTPIGVYHIVDLLPGSDLPDLYGVGALPLNYPNIWDKSNGKTGSGIWLHGVPSDTYIRAPRASRGCVVLNNKAMERLLSEYDIPFATPVVIVDQPVDKTLMASSQYLLTQIQAWLADNQPQVNWQQVSVFRYPNEKDLFYVTFPDPDSQRLHHQFWKRDGDGDWIVKVESADEINKLAQK is encoded by the coding sequence ATGACGGCAAATAGTCGTTGTCATAATTGGTTATTAAAAGCCGCTTTAGCTGCATGCTTGGCGGTCAATGCGGTGCATGCAGACGAAGTGCTGCAAACCGAGCAGAAACTGATTAACGGTTTGCAATCGGTACAGCAACTGCAGCTGCAACAGGCCTTGACGACTTTTGAAGAGCTGGGCGAGCGCTTTCCCAAATATAAATTGGCACACCTGTTAAAAGCCGATTTACTGGCTGCAAAAGCCGGCAATTTGCAACTGATTGAACAGGTACGTCAGCAGAACCCGAAAAGTGTTGCCAGGCTCATCGACGAAGCCGAGGTGCGTTGGCAGTTTTCCAACAATAATCTCAAGCATACCGATGAGTTTAACGATTTTGTCTTAAAAAGCGCCGAGCAAAAACATATTATCCTGGTCAGTCTGCAAGAAAGTCGTTTGTATGTATACAAACGCGATGCCGGAAAAGGCATGCAGCGTATTGCCGATTATTACGTCACTATGGGGCGAAAAGGCAGCGGTAAAGAGCGCGAAGGCGATTTACGTACACCGATTGGTGTCTATCATATTGTCGATTTATTGCCAGGGTCTGACTTACCGGATTTATACGGAGTAGGTGCCTTGCCGCTGAATTACCCGAATATCTGGGATAAATCTAACGGTAAAACCGGTTCGGGGATCTGGTTGCATGGCGTGCCGAGTGATACCTATATTCGAGCACCTAGGGCGAGTCGCGGTTGTGTGGTATTGAATAACAAAGCGATGGAACGTCTATTGTCGGAATACGACATCCCTTTTGCCACACCGGTTGTTATTGTTGACCAGCCGGTCGATAAAACCTTGATGGCCTCGTCGCAATATCTGCTTACGCAAATCCAAGCTTGGTTGGCGGATAACCAACCGCAAGTGAATTGGCAGCAGGTCAGCGTGTTCCGCTACCCGAACGAAAAAGATCTGTTTTATGTGACGTTCCCCGATCCTGACAGTCAGCGTTTACATCATCAATTTTGGAAGCGCGATGGCGATGGGGACTGGATAGTTAAGGTGGAATCGGCTGATGAAATTAATAAGTTAGCGCAAAAATAG
- the lptG gene encoding LPS export ABC transporter permease LptG produces MNRIERYLGTAVISYTLLVMLVILLIFSFFEFMNQLGKLTETYTLAMGGLYTLLKVPVYAYQIFPIAILIGALMGLGALANQSELTILRVTGWSIKRILWAVLKTALLLWLVIALIGELVAPSSEALAKKLRAEALNQSFSIGSASGLWIKDEQQYIHVGRIVSSEQLSNISIYQLSANAVSDKPLPGEIEQVMRAKKADYIDDGQWRFTQVQLMHFDQQSSDLLDASTPLYSFQQELLPQLAKSFPLQPEDLTNLDMETRYLSSFDLFYYIRFLEENGLEASAYRLSFWQKLAMPLVVLAMIAIVLPLIFGSMRQVSVGKRIFLGVLIGMGFHLLNQMVGNIAVVYQMPIALAAFLPALLLLLAALWWMRRID; encoded by the coding sequence ATGAACCGAATTGAGCGTTATTTAGGAACGGCTGTCATCAGTTATACCTTATTGGTCATGCTGGTGATTCTGCTGATTTTCTCGTTCTTTGAATTTATGAATCAGCTCGGTAAGTTAACCGAAACCTACACCTTGGCAATGGGAGGGCTTTACACTTTGCTCAAGGTTCCGGTCTATGCTTATCAGATTTTTCCTATCGCGATTTTGATTGGCGCTTTAATGGGATTGGGGGCGCTGGCGAATCAGTCTGAGCTGACGATTTTACGCGTTACCGGCTGGTCGATTAAACGGATTTTATGGGCGGTGTTAAAAACAGCGCTGCTGTTATGGCTGGTAATTGCCTTGATTGGTGAGTTGGTTGCGCCATCGAGTGAAGCCTTGGCAAAAAAACTCCGTGCCGAGGCTTTAAACCAAAGTTTTTCGATTGGCTCGGCAAGCGGTCTCTGGATTAAGGACGAACAGCAATACATCCATGTCGGCCGTATTGTTTCCAGTGAGCAATTGAGCAATATCAGCATTTATCAATTAAGCGCCAACGCCGTTAGCGACAAGCCGTTGCCTGGCGAGATTGAGCAGGTGATGCGTGCTAAAAAGGCTGATTATATCGATGATGGCCAATGGCGTTTTACTCAGGTGCAGTTAATGCATTTTGATCAGCAAAGCAGTGATTTGCTGGATGCTAGTACACCGCTTTACAGTTTCCAGCAAGAGCTGTTGCCGCAATTGGCTAAGTCGTTTCCGTTGCAGCCCGAAGACTTGACCAACCTTGATATGGAAACCCGTTATCTAAGTAGTTTTGATCTGTTTTACTATATCCGTTTTCTGGAAGAAAATGGTTTGGAAGCAAGCGCCTATCGTTTGTCGTTCTGGCAGAAGCTGGCAATGCCTTTGGTGGTGCTGGCGATGATTGCGATAGTATTGCCGTTGATTTTCGGCTCTATGCGTCAGGTGAGTGTCGGTAAGCGCATTTTCCTTGGTGTATTAATCGGAATGGGCTTCCACCTGCTTAATCAGATGGTGGGCAATATCGCCGTGGTCTACCAGATGCCGATTGCCTTGGCGGCTTTTTTACCGGCGCTTTTGCTTTTGCTTGCGGCGCTTTGGTGGATGCGCCGTATTGATTAG
- a CDS encoding DNA polymerase III subunit chi yields MSIETTQPHSSATASQDVVFYVLNSSEPKEREQFLAKLLKTIWKQQRRADVRFADIQEAQRFDLTLWNQSPQSFIHHAFAQEMKAPIQLFGEQIDKKCEDVLINMHPNFADFYPQYQRTIEILDQSEYLIEMGRERWKAYKKANLEPLVHKIGF; encoded by the coding sequence ATGAGCATCGAAACGACGCAGCCCCACTCCAGCGCAACAGCATCACAAGACGTGGTGTTTTATGTGCTTAATAGTAGCGAGCCGAAAGAGCGCGAACAGTTTCTGGCTAAGCTGTTAAAAACCATCTGGAAACAGCAACGTCGTGCCGATGTGCGTTTTGCCGATATTCAAGAAGCGCAACGCTTTGACCTAACCCTGTGGAACCAATCGCCGCAAAGCTTTATTCACCATGCTTTTGCGCAAGAGATGAAAGCGCCTATTCAACTGTTCGGCGAACAGATTGATAAAAAATGCGAAGATGTGCTTATCAATATGCATCCAAATTTTGCGGATTTTTATCCACAATACCAACGCACCATCGAGATCCTCGATCAGTCCGAATACCTTATTGAAATGGGGCGCGAACGCTGGAAAGCCTACAAAAAAGCCAACTTGGAACCGTTGGTGCATAAAATCGGTTTTTGA
- a CDS encoding leucyl aminopeptidase, translating to MKNLSFSFSSASQTDDTWIVPVDKQGNIAADTTGLSNQADLANLMQELTDSGDLKGALGKTLTLIKPQGIKVSRLILVGLGELDKLTVKGYLTAIKAAAEAVKQNGSEQIDNFMAQIHPEGFDKSWSTLQNTLIIQQSLYQYSHASRGKFEPLESRLQQVNFVGCDEANAALQAQATAKGMTLTKDLANMPSNFCTPAYLAETAEQLAKDYGFDVNILEREQMIEMGMGSFMAVAQGTPTPPKMICLSYQGADAEQAPIALVGKGVTFDTGGISLKPGASMDEMKYDMGGAATVLGVFKALGELKPAINVVAVIPSTENMPAGNAIKPGDVVTSLSGQTIEILNTDAEGRLILCDALTYVQQAYKPAKVIDMATLTGACIIALGNHVSAVLGNNQELVDELIASGQYTYDRLWQLPLGEEWDEQLKSNFADMANIGGREGGTITAAQFLARYTKEVDWAHLDIAGTAWTSGANKGASGRPVPTLVQFLVNSANA from the coding sequence ATGAAAAACCTAAGTTTCTCTTTCTCTTCTGCAAGCCAAACTGACGATACTTGGATCGTACCGGTAGATAAACAGGGCAATATTGCCGCCGATACAACAGGCCTATCAAACCAAGCGGATCTAGCCAATCTAATGCAAGAACTTACGGATAGCGGCGATTTGAAAGGAGCCCTAGGAAAAACACTTACTCTAATCAAACCACAGGGCATTAAGGTGTCTCGCCTGATTCTGGTAGGTTTAGGTGAACTCGATAAACTGACGGTAAAAGGCTATCTAACCGCAATCAAGGCCGCTGCCGAAGCCGTTAAACAAAACGGCTCCGAGCAGATCGACAATTTTATGGCACAAATCCATCCAGAGGGTTTCGACAAGAGCTGGAGTACCTTACAAAACACTTTGATTATTCAACAAAGCCTTTATCAATATAGCCACGCCAGCCGTGGCAAATTTGAACCGCTGGAAAGCAGACTTCAGCAAGTCAATTTTGTCGGTTGTGATGAAGCCAACGCGGCACTACAAGCGCAGGCTACCGCAAAAGGCATGACATTGACGAAAGATCTTGCCAATATGCCAAGCAACTTTTGTACCCCGGCTTACCTGGCCGAAACCGCCGAACAATTGGCTAAAGACTACGGTTTTGATGTCAATATCCTCGAACGTGAACAAATGATCGAGATGGGGATGGGGTCATTTATGGCTGTAGCGCAAGGCACCCCAACGCCACCGAAAATGATCTGCTTGTCATATCAGGGGGCGGATGCCGAGCAAGCACCGATTGCTCTAGTTGGTAAAGGGGTCACTTTCGATACCGGAGGTATTTCCCTGAAACCTGGCGCCTCAATGGACGAGATGAAATATGACATGGGCGGTGCGGCAACAGTGCTGGGGGTCTTTAAAGCACTGGGTGAGCTCAAACCTGCAATCAATGTCGTTGCTGTGATACCCTCCACAGAAAACATGCCGGCCGGCAATGCGATCAAACCGGGGGATGTGGTAACCTCCCTTTCCGGTCAGACCATTGAGATCCTTAATACCGATGCGGAAGGCCGTTTGATTCTGTGTGACGCCTTAACTTATGTGCAACAAGCCTATAAACCGGCAAAAGTCATTGATATGGCGACGTTGACCGGCGCTTGTATTATCGCACTGGGCAACCATGTTTCGGCAGTATTGGGTAATAATCAAGAGCTGGTTGATGAGTTGATTGCATCAGGTCAATATACCTATGATCGTTTATGGCAGCTACCTTTAGGTGAAGAGTGGGATGAACAGTTAAAATCCAACTTTGCCGATATGGCCAATATCGGTGGACGCGAAGGCGGCACCATTACCGCAGCACAATTTTTAGCACGCTACACTAAAGAAGTCGATTGGGCTCATTTGGATATCGCCGGTACGGCTTGGACAAGTGGTGCCAATAAAGGCGCTAGCGGGCGCCCGGTACCGACCCTGGTTCAGTTCTTGGTCAATAGCGCTAACGCTTAA
- a CDS encoding M14 family zinc carboxypeptidase, protein MLNQKSWILVAGLIFSASSFASTPSDTNSQNIESFCKEWSHTLRTVKYDGCLELNMQAGPIASIEKRAIPIKRFTPAEQHSNKPTGNILFISGIHGDEYTAISLTYLWMMNMQANQNETRQNWMFFPLANPDGLFQGPATRVNANGVDINRNFPSPDWDELALKSWQRYKNKRRYPGESANSEPETQLLVNTIKEFKPDAIISIHAPYGLLDYDGPDHAIPNKIGALHHRELGTYPGSLGRYAGEYLNIPVLTLELRSAGSMPSQQEIFKMWRDVELWTEQKIQGKKIADSYKSKMRIIEQSLKHSEQHPHQHHEKPNQAATAPVESMKLN, encoded by the coding sequence ATGCTAAACCAAAAATCGTGGATTCTTGTTGCTGGCTTGATTTTCAGCGCCAGCAGTTTCGCCAGCACTCCATCAGACACCAATTCACAGAATATCGAATCATTTTGCAAAGAGTGGTCACACACCTTAAGAACCGTTAAATACGATGGTTGCCTTGAGTTGAATATGCAAGCCGGTCCTATCGCAAGCATTGAAAAGCGCGCTATTCCAATCAAGCGCTTTACTCCCGCAGAGCAACACAGCAACAAGCCGACCGGAAATATTCTGTTTATCAGCGGTATCCATGGCGATGAATATACCGCGATTAGCCTGACCTATTTATGGATGATGAATATGCAGGCAAACCAGAACGAAACACGCCAGAACTGGATGTTTTTTCCATTGGCCAATCCCGATGGACTTTTTCAGGGGCCTGCGACTCGTGTTAACGCCAATGGCGTCGACATTAACCGCAACTTCCCCTCTCCCGACTGGGATGAATTGGCACTGAAGAGCTGGCAGCGTTATAAAAACAAGCGCCGTTATCCAGGTGAAAGCGCTAACTCAGAGCCCGAAACTCAGCTATTGGTCAATACCATCAAAGAGTTTAAACCGGATGCGATTATTTCCATTCACGCTCCCTATGGCTTACTTGACTATGACGGCCCTGATCATGCCATACCCAATAAAATCGGTGCTTTACACCATCGTGAACTGGGTACCTACCCCGGTTCACTAGGGCGTTATGCCGGAGAATACCTGAATATCCCGGTGCTCACCTTGGAACTGCGTTCCGCGGGTTCCATGCCGAGCCAACAAGAGATTTTTAAAATGTGGCGCGATGTCGAGCTGTGGACAGAACAGAAAATCCAGGGAAAAAAGATTGCCGACAGCTACAAAAGCAAAATGCGAATTATCGAACAGTCGCTCAAGCACTCCGAGCAACACCCACATCAACATCATGAGAAGCCAAATCAGGCCGCTACAGCGCCAGTGGAGAGTATGAAGCTGAACTAA